Proteins from one Entomospira culicis genomic window:
- the rbsD gene encoding D-ribose pyranase: MKRGKLLNSQLSYLIARLGHTDTIVLADAGLPIPLGVERIDLAVIRGMPSLRDVLDAVLSEMVVESIVMAEEILLHNGALSATIEQLSGCKATFCSHDAFKERTAKAIAVIRTGEASAYANVILQAGVQF, from the coding sequence ATGAAACGAGGAAAACTTCTTAACAGTCAATTAAGCTATCTTATTGCTAGATTGGGGCATACAGATACGATTGTGTTAGCTGATGCCGGCTTGCCTATTCCCTTGGGTGTGGAACGTATTGATTTGGCTGTTATACGTGGAATGCCCTCTTTACGTGATGTGTTGGATGCGGTGCTTAGCGAGATGGTGGTGGAGTCTATTGTGATGGCAGAGGAAATTCTTCTTCATAATGGAGCGTTGTCTGCAACTATTGAGCAGTTGAGTGGATGTAAGGCAACATTTTGTTCTCACGATGCATTTAAGGAGCGAACAGCAAAGGCGATTGCGGTGATTCGTACCGGAGAAGCTAGCGCTTATGCTAATGTTATTTTGCAAGCAGGAGTACAATTTTAA
- a CDS encoding LacI family DNA-binding transcriptional regulator gives MKRITMKDLAKEAGVSVATVSLVLNKKASHLSQATIDRVERLAKELGFVSNLHAKSLKTKQSQTIGLILPDITNAFFTQMAKRIEYHLTQAGYLLLLNHTDGVAIQEIMAIKRFKQLHVEKIVLVASHVSTYHFVEEHRLNHFVIFLDRIITKPAFCWVGSDDYQGGALVARALIAHHHYHVLCVTGPSHFTNVQERLAGFREVYQQNNHPYDVVCLEGDFTVDAGDRLAKTIFKHPYKAIFFMNDLMAIGFYHACMEAAISIQEQYAIIGYDDIEFVRYLSPPLTTVRQPIDAMARRVMHLILDEGEMHEKLPVTLISRKSLYAKREEE, from the coding sequence TTGAAACGTATTACAATGAAAGATTTAGCTAAAGAGGCTGGAGTATCGGTTGCTACAGTCTCTTTGGTGTTGAATAAGAAAGCGTCGCATCTTAGCCAAGCGACGATCGATCGGGTGGAGCGCCTGGCAAAGGAGTTAGGGTTTGTTTCCAATTTACATGCCAAGAGTTTAAAGACCAAACAATCCCAGACAATTGGGTTAATCTTGCCTGATATCACGAATGCCTTTTTTACGCAGATGGCAAAACGTATTGAGTATCACTTAACGCAGGCAGGATACCTCCTACTTCTCAATCACACCGACGGCGTGGCGATACAAGAGATTATGGCGATTAAACGATTTAAACAACTCCATGTGGAAAAAATTGTTCTGGTGGCCTCCCATGTGAGCACGTATCACTTTGTGGAAGAGCATCGGCTCAATCATTTCGTTATCTTTCTTGATCGTATTATTACGAAACCTGCGTTTTGCTGGGTGGGTAGCGATGATTATCAAGGTGGGGCACTTGTGGCAAGAGCGTTGATAGCGCATCATCATTATCACGTGTTATGTGTGACTGGTCCTTCCCATTTTACCAATGTGCAAGAGCGATTGGCCGGTTTTAGAGAGGTCTATCAGCAGAATAACCATCCTTATGATGTGGTCTGTTTAGAGGGCGATTTCACCGTTGATGCCGGAGATCGTTTAGCTAAGACGATTTTTAAGCATCCCTATAAAGCGATCTTTTTTATGAATGACCTGATGGCAATTGGATTTTATCACGCCTGCATGGAGGCCGCGATTTCCATTCAGGAGCAGTATGCCATTATTGGTTATGATGATATTGAGTTTGTTCGCTATTTATCTCCACCCTTGACTACTGTTCGTCAACCTATCGACGCGATGGCAAGGCGTGTGATGCACTTAATTTTAGATGAAGGGGAAATGCACGAAAAATTGCCCGTAACCTTGATATCTCGTAAGAGTCTTTACGCAAAAAGAGAGGAGGAGTAG
- a CDS encoding insulinase family protein — protein MKEFTHYTLLSEKPVPEYRSHGYHLRHNQSGAEIFLLQNDDEENFFSFGFRTPSENDYGLAHILEHCVLAGSKHYPIKDPFLTLLRSSMQTFLNAMTYPDKTLYPAASPVKQDFFNLFDVYGDAVFFPLINEETFWQEGYRLVYDPNQDALSHGGVVYNEMKGAYSSIESYAFDAVVQSLHPSNSYQYDSGGNPDAIPGITHQMMVDFHQKYYHPNNAKIFLYGNVDIEEKLARLHDKFLQHFTDSTPSQSQVAEEPAFSARRYEHREFPSRGEDDTSYISLNWLTAPLTETKTTLALEVLNHILFGSSGAPLYLALQSSGLGQDLSPVCGFSFDFNRAIFSAGLRGIKPEDQGKFEKLVDETLQNIVKTGISHEMIESALRAIEMQRRELRSGSFGLRLMSRLYKGWNYDLNPFDAILFAEPMAALRQEAFTVGYFEQLIQYYLIDNTHASLTLITPNAELAKQKDRNIEEDLKQKLLSMRQADKDALQVQSAQLEAHQNQTDDPTVMPRLSRSDIPEKIKEIASRQESIFAQRPLYVVDQFSNGLYYWNTTFNLNDFDQEALLWLPLFCRAMSGMGSDKKSYIEMAQAIARDSGGFNFILDTGEYLDEQGQASERSAVLHINFKALESQLQELPATLQEAIFSIDFTDIQRLQELYWELYNEMAAAVVPSGSGVVGLRLSALFSQSAYTEELWHGVTQLQFLEQMQSRWQEDSFKAEVVSRLQAIADRILVQERATFGLLAPNVAQAKEMITKLFAPLASRKDLTLITAPLTLPSIKSQMITTNTEVNFVGLALKAHSFHQPQRASEILLGQYLTVGELWHAIRMQGGAYGVSASATGNAQGIFTMTSYRDPHMERTLNAFKAILRTFETISQDDLDDTLIARIGKENRPQGPQEALSLAMKRAIYNITPATRQRIRNHLLAVTPQSMIESARYLAHQLEEVKVAIITNTEQATKEQKPLGIDQVITLAK, from the coding sequence ATGAAAGAGTTTACACATTATACCTTACTGTCTGAAAAACCCGTGCCTGAGTATCGATCGCATGGCTATCACCTGCGCCATAATCAATCGGGGGCGGAGATTTTTTTACTCCAGAACGACGATGAGGAGAATTTCTTCTCGTTTGGCTTTAGAACGCCCTCGGAGAATGATTATGGGCTGGCGCATATTTTGGAACACTGTGTCTTGGCTGGGAGCAAGCATTACCCGATCAAAGATCCCTTCTTGACGCTTCTACGCAGTAGCATGCAGACCTTCCTCAATGCAATGACCTATCCTGACAAGACCTTATATCCGGCAGCCAGTCCGGTGAAGCAAGATTTTTTTAATCTTTTCGATGTGTATGGCGACGCTGTCTTCTTCCCGTTGATCAACGAGGAGACCTTTTGGCAGGAGGGCTATCGGCTGGTTTACGATCCCAATCAAGATGCTTTGAGCCATGGGGGCGTTGTTTACAACGAGATGAAGGGTGCGTATAGTAGCATCGAGAGCTATGCCTTTGATGCGGTGGTGCAGTCGTTGCATCCTAGTAACAGCTATCAGTATGATTCGGGTGGCAATCCCGACGCGATTCCTGGCATCACGCACCAGATGATGGTGGATTTTCACCAGAAGTATTACCATCCTAATAACGCAAAGATATTTCTTTATGGCAATGTCGATATCGAAGAGAAGCTCGCGCGGTTGCACGATAAATTTTTGCAACACTTCACGGATAGCACGCCCAGTCAGAGCCAAGTCGCCGAAGAACCCGCCTTTAGCGCGCGCCGTTATGAGCATCGTGAATTCCCCAGCCGTGGCGAAGACGACACCAGTTACATCTCGCTCAACTGGCTTACCGCGCCCCTCACCGAGACCAAAACCACCCTCGCGCTGGAGGTGCTTAACCATATTCTCTTTGGATCTAGCGGAGCCCCGCTCTATCTAGCCTTACAGAGCTCGGGATTGGGGCAAGATCTCTCACCAGTCTGTGGCTTTAGCTTCGACTTCAATCGCGCCATCTTTAGCGCCGGCTTACGTGGCATCAAGCCCGAGGATCAAGGGAAATTTGAGAAGCTTGTGGATGAGACGCTACAGAATATCGTAAAAACCGGCATTAGCCACGAGATGATCGAATCGGCACTACGCGCTATCGAGATGCAACGCCGAGAATTACGCAGTGGATCGTTTGGCTTGCGCCTGATGAGTCGCCTGTACAAGGGCTGGAATTATGATCTTAATCCCTTTGATGCGATTCTTTTTGCCGAACCCATGGCGGCCTTGCGTCAAGAGGCATTCACCGTCGGCTACTTTGAACAACTCATCCAATACTACCTCATCGATAATACCCACGCCTCGCTCACACTCATCACACCCAATGCCGAGCTTGCCAAGCAAAAAGATCGCAACATAGAGGAAGATCTCAAGCAAAAGCTCCTCTCGATGAGACAAGCCGATAAAGATGCCCTCCAAGTGCAGAGCGCCCAGCTCGAAGCGCACCAAAATCAAACCGACGATCCCACCGTGATGCCCCGCTTGAGCCGTAGCGATATCCCCGAGAAGATCAAAGAGATCGCTAGCCGACAAGAGAGCATCTTTGCCCAACGTCCCTTGTATGTTGTTGACCAATTTAGCAACGGACTCTACTATTGGAACACCACCTTTAATCTCAATGACTTTGATCAAGAGGCGCTCCTATGGCTTCCGCTCTTCTGCCGTGCCATGAGTGGCATGGGTAGCGATAAGAAGAGTTACATCGAGATGGCGCAAGCCATTGCCCGCGACAGTGGCGGTTTTAACTTTATTTTAGATACGGGGGAGTATCTCGACGAACAAGGGCAAGCCAGCGAACGCAGTGCAGTGTTGCATATCAACTTTAAAGCGCTGGAGAGTCAACTCCAAGAGCTACCCGCCACCCTGCAAGAGGCAATCTTCTCTATCGACTTTACCGACATTCAGCGCCTCCAAGAGCTCTACTGGGAGCTTTACAATGAGATGGCGGCTGCCGTTGTGCCTTCGGGTTCAGGGGTGGTGGGCTTGCGTCTTAGCGCGCTCTTTAGTCAGAGTGCCTACACCGAGGAACTTTGGCACGGGGTAACGCAACTACAATTTCTCGAGCAGATGCAGAGTCGCTGGCAAGAGGATAGCTTTAAAGCCGAAGTGGTTAGCCGACTCCAAGCGATTGCCGATCGTATTTTGGTGCAAGAGCGCGCCACCTTTGGTCTCCTCGCACCCAATGTAGCGCAGGCCAAAGAGATGATCACCAAGCTCTTTGCTCCGCTAGCCAGCCGAAAAGATCTCACGCTCATCACCGCACCCCTCACCCTGCCTAGCATCAAGAGCCAGATGATTACAACCAACACCGAGGTCAACTTTGTTGGTCTCGCTCTCAAGGCACATAGTTTTCATCAGCCACAGCGTGCTTCAGAAATTCTCCTTGGACAGTATCTCACCGTTGGCGAACTTTGGCATGCCATCCGTATGCAAGGCGGAGCTTATGGCGTATCAGCAAGTGCTACGGGCAATGCACAAGGTATTTTTACCATGACCAGCTATCGCGATCCGCACATGGAGCGCACGCTAAATGCCTTTAAAGCGATTCTTCGTACATTTGAGACTATCTCACAAGACGATCTTGACGATACCCTCATCGCACGCATTGGCAAAGAGAATCGCCCGCAAGGCCCACAAGAGGCATTAAGCCTCGCCATGAAGCGCGCCATCTACAACATCACACCAGCTACACGACAACGCATCCGCAACCATCTCTTAGCCGTAACCCCGCAATCGATGATCGAGAGTGCACGTTATCTCGCGCACCAATTAGAGGAAGTTAAGGTTGCCATCATCACCAACACCGAGCAGGCAACCAAAGAGCAAAAACCACTAGGTATCGATCAAGTGATTACACTCGCGAAATAG
- the rbsB gene encoding ribose ABC transporter substrate-binding protein RbsB — MKKKGLWLVLTMVLFVACPAEKGRTESSGGESKKQKIGVVVSTLNNPFFVDLVSGMRAQASSLPYELVVLDSQNDPSKELANVEDLITQGVSAILINPTDSDAVVRAVMLAQDASIPVISLDRSVNGVSVTAHIASDNISGGRMAGEFLLQELGERLAVVELEGITGASAARERGQGFNDVVKKYVVVRQVANFDRTQGLHVMENIIQSGTRFNAVFAHNDEMALGAMKALQDAGLTEVLVVGFDATDDARSAVSSGLMRATIAQKPQDIGMQGMQVAHQLLSAQKVDSYYPISLVLVE; from the coding sequence ATGAAGAAAAAAGGTTTATGGTTGGTCTTGACAATGGTATTATTTGTCGCTTGTCCAGCAGAGAAGGGACGCACGGAGAGTTCTGGTGGGGAGAGTAAAAAGCAGAAGATTGGGGTAGTCGTTTCTACACTCAATAATCCATTTTTTGTCGATTTGGTGAGTGGAATGAGAGCGCAGGCGAGTTCGTTGCCTTATGAGCTGGTGGTGTTAGATTCGCAAAATGATCCAAGCAAGGAGTTGGCGAATGTAGAGGATTTAATTACGCAAGGTGTGAGTGCTATTCTTATTAATCCTACCGATTCTGATGCGGTGGTGCGAGCAGTCATGCTGGCGCAGGATGCGAGTATCCCTGTGATCTCTTTGGATCGATCGGTAAATGGGGTGTCGGTTACGGCGCATATTGCTTCGGATAACATCTCTGGTGGTAGGATGGCTGGTGAATTTTTGCTTCAAGAACTGGGTGAGAGGCTTGCTGTAGTAGAGTTAGAAGGCATTACTGGTGCCTCCGCAGCGCGTGAGCGAGGTCAGGGATTTAATGATGTGGTGAAAAAGTATGTGGTGGTGCGTCAAGTAGCCAACTTCGATCGCACGCAAGGGTTGCATGTGATGGAGAATATCATTCAATCTGGTACTAGGTTCAATGCGGTCTTTGCGCATAACGACGAAATGGCTTTGGGTGCGATGAAGGCGCTGCAAGATGCGGGCTTAACAGAGGTGTTGGTTGTGGGATTTGATGCGACGGATGATGCACGTAGTGCTGTCTCTAGTGGATTGATGCGCGCAACGATTGCCCAAAAACCTCAAGACATAGGCATGCAAGGCATGCAGGTGGCGCATCAGTTATTAAGCGCACAGAAAGTGGATAGTTATTATCCAATTAGTTTGGTTTTAGTTGAATAA
- a CDS encoding ribokinase yields the protein MGEREIYVLGSINVDLMFTVDNIPQAGETLHGLDYLENLGGKGLNQVRAMHELGAKVVMLGAVGGDAMGEKVLASLRGWGISDNYIEVMSHVATGLACIIRMRAENRIILHAGANFAMTEKVLSPLLAVKPGGFFLAQLEVPYSLVLMGMKVAKTNGLTTILNLAPARLDVQDILPYVDYLIVNQRELELLTTIYPREEVDVQLAFTQLRQLGLQRLVVTLGAGGVLYVDAYQTIFVPSYRIDAVDTTGAGDAFVGAFVATLAQGSSMKDALYFANAAGAYACLHVGVEQAMGKREDIKAVMKGEKRDE from the coding sequence ATGGGAGAACGAGAGATTTATGTATTGGGGAGCATCAATGTTGACTTGATGTTTACCGTAGATAACATACCGCAAGCAGGGGAAACTCTTCATGGGTTGGATTATTTGGAGAATCTTGGGGGTAAGGGATTAAACCAAGTGCGCGCCATGCATGAGCTTGGGGCAAAGGTGGTTATGTTAGGAGCTGTGGGTGGCGATGCGATGGGTGAGAAAGTGTTAGCTTCGTTGAGAGGCTGGGGGATAAGCGATAATTATATTGAGGTGATGTCTCATGTTGCTACTGGTTTAGCCTGTATTATACGTATGCGGGCTGAAAATCGTATTATTCTTCACGCTGGAGCAAATTTTGCTATGACAGAGAAGGTATTGAGTCCGTTGTTAGCGGTTAAACCAGGTGGATTTTTTCTTGCGCAATTAGAGGTGCCTTACTCTTTGGTTTTGATGGGAATGAAGGTGGCAAAGACGAATGGGTTGACCACTATATTAAACCTAGCTCCGGCTCGATTAGATGTCCAGGATATTTTGCCCTATGTAGACTATTTAATTGTCAATCAGAGAGAGCTAGAGCTACTTACTACGATTTATCCACGGGAGGAGGTAGATGTTCAACTGGCTTTTACACAACTACGTCAATTGGGTTTACAGCGATTAGTTGTAACCTTAGGCGCAGGAGGGGTGTTGTATGTAGATGCCTATCAAACAATCTTTGTGCCAAGTTACCGTATTGATGCGGTGGATACCACAGGTGCTGGTGATGCTTTTGTGGGGGCTTTTGTCGCCACATTGGCGCAAGGCAGCTCGATGAAAGATGCGTTATATTTTGCTAACGCAGCGGGTGCGTACGCTTGTTTGCACGTAGGGGTGGAGCAGGCAATGGGTAAGAGAGAAGATATCAAAGCAGTGATGAAAGGAGAGAAGAGAGATGAGTAA
- a CDS encoding ABC transporter permease subunit encodes MKKMDVKGWTKRYQTVFALVLLVMVASLLSDNFLTINNMMNMLRQSSINAIIAFGMTLVILSGGIDLSVGSILAISSALAMSSLVAGQGGGVAMFIALVAGTLMGMSTGLLIAKAKLQPFIVTLIMMNLLRGATLVFTDGKPITLDFTRVDAFYNFIGNGKLGIIPMPVVVMLLVFGLTYYLLYHTKLGRYIYAVGGNEQVAHLSGINVVRVKVIIYGYMGFLAALAGVILSSRLLSAQPTAGANYELDAIASVVVGGTSLAGGVGGIGSTLMGALLIGVLNNALNLLQVSSYYQMIVKALVILVAVLLNRNIKK; translated from the coding sequence ATGAAGAAGATGGATGTTAAAGGATGGACTAAGCGATATCAAACAGTGTTTGCGTTGGTCTTATTGGTGATGGTGGCAAGTTTATTGAGCGATAATTTTTTAACAATAAACAACATGATGAACATGTTAAGACAGAGTTCAATAAATGCGATTATTGCATTTGGCATGACACTGGTGATCCTCTCTGGTGGAATTGATCTCTCAGTTGGATCGATTTTGGCAATCTCTAGTGCGCTTGCGATGTCTTCCTTGGTTGCAGGTCAAGGTGGCGGGGTAGCGATGTTTATTGCTTTAGTTGCTGGTACATTGATGGGCATGAGCACGGGTTTGTTGATTGCCAAGGCTAAATTACAGCCGTTCATTGTTACCTTGATTATGATGAATTTACTACGAGGTGCAACGTTGGTTTTTACCGACGGGAAACCAATTACATTAGATTTTACGCGGGTGGATGCTTTTTATAATTTTATCGGTAATGGCAAGTTGGGCATCATTCCAATGCCGGTTGTGGTGATGTTGCTTGTGTTTGGATTGACCTATTACTTATTGTATCATACTAAATTGGGGCGTTATATTTATGCGGTGGGGGGCAATGAACAGGTTGCACATTTGTCAGGGATTAATGTTGTTCGCGTTAAGGTGATTATTTATGGGTATATGGGGTTTTTAGCTGCGCTTGCCGGCGTGATTCTTAGCTCGAGATTATTATCGGCGCAACCTACTGCCGGGGCAAATTATGAGTTGGATGCGATTGCTTCCGTGGTGGTAGGGGGCACCTCCTTGGCTGGTGGGGTAGGCGGTATTGGGAGTACGTTAATGGGAGCCTTACTGATTGGTGTCTTGAACAATGCGCTTAATTTGTTACAAGTTAGTTCTTATTATCAGATGATAGTGAAAGCATTAGTCATTTTAGTGGCGGTGTTATTGAACCGCAATATAAAAAAATAA
- the dcuC gene encoding C4-dicarboxylate transporter DcuC, with translation MMHIWIMYGLAFISVVIVVWMLLKKMDIKMTLLSVGMVLVFFSLLLDGAPNAMLDWFAPFTLIVDQFKSVLPRAGLIILILGGYTTYMSKIGANEVSVHMLTKPLLRIKSVYMLVPIVFLLGNFLSLVIPSAANLAVILLATLYPVLRRVGMSSLTAAGVIATTATIMPTPLGGDNVAMAMELGMPVTEYVFHHHAMISIPTLLVVAVAHYVWQRYMDKKEGISQANLAQEVVDVSEELSYGRLFRIVYSVLPMLPILLLLLFYAMNLRLPQEQQVMPSVEVVSILSFFLALLIQAVRYRNLAMVLEESEAFFKGMGNAMGIVALLVAAGVFVEGLKSIGLMQHLEQVMRSTAVPGFTLPLILVLFSALIVLLSGSGLALFYAMVPLVIPLSLAAGINPLAISIPVGFTGNLLRAVSPVAAVVVIVAGTTQQDPLKIVRRTAVPMVVGVVFMFILSMMRFTV, from the coding sequence ATGATGCATATTTGGATAATGTATGGATTGGCCTTCATTAGTGTCGTTATCGTGGTGTGGATGCTGTTGAAGAAGATGGACATCAAAATGACTCTTTTATCGGTGGGTATGGTTTTGGTCTTTTTTAGTCTGTTGCTAGATGGTGCGCCCAACGCGATGCTGGATTGGTTTGCCCCCTTTACGTTGATTGTCGATCAGTTTAAGAGTGTTTTACCGCGTGCGGGGTTGATTATCTTGATTTTGGGTGGATATACGACATATATGAGTAAAATTGGTGCCAATGAGGTGAGTGTCCATATGCTTACGAAGCCCCTGTTACGCATTAAGTCGGTGTATATGTTGGTTCCGATTGTTTTTTTGTTAGGGAATTTTCTCTCCTTAGTAATTCCCAGTGCAGCTAATCTTGCGGTTATCCTCTTAGCGACACTCTATCCGGTATTAAGACGCGTGGGTATGTCCTCTTTAACGGCTGCTGGGGTGATTGCTACTACGGCAACCATAATGCCCACACCGCTAGGGGGGGATAATGTGGCTATGGCAATGGAGTTGGGGATGCCAGTAACGGAGTATGTGTTTCATCACCATGCGATGATATCTATCCCCACTTTGCTTGTAGTAGCAGTGGCGCACTATGTTTGGCAACGCTACATGGATAAAAAAGAGGGTATAAGTCAAGCCAATCTGGCGCAAGAGGTGGTAGATGTCTCCGAGGAATTGAGCTATGGGCGACTCTTTAGGATTGTATATTCAGTCTTACCGATGTTGCCCATTCTGCTTCTGTTGTTGTTCTATGCAATGAATTTAAGGTTACCTCAAGAGCAACAAGTTATGCCTTCGGTAGAGGTGGTCTCGATACTCTCCTTTTTTCTTGCTCTTTTGATACAAGCGGTTCGTTATCGTAATTTAGCGATGGTGCTAGAGGAGAGTGAGGCATTTTTTAAGGGAATGGGTAACGCGATGGGGATTGTTGCGCTGTTGGTGGCTGCCGGCGTCTTTGTGGAAGGATTAAAATCGATAGGATTGATGCAACATTTAGAACAGGTGATGCGTAGCACCGCCGTGCCAGGATTCACGTTACCATTGATTTTGGTGCTATTTAGCGCATTGATTGTCTTGTTATCTGGTAGTGGGTTGGCGCTCTTTTATGCGATGGTTCCTCTGGTAATTCCGTTGTCGCTGGCTGCAGGAATTAATCCTTTAGCGATAAGTATTCCTGTTGGATTTACGGGGAATTTATTGCGCGCTGTATCCCCTGTGGCTGCGGTCGTGGTTATTGTGGCGGGTACGACACAACAAGATCCGCTTAAGATTGTTAGGCGAACTGCTGTGCCCATGGTGGTAGGCGTCGTTTTTATGTTTATCCTCTCGATGATGCGTTTTACTGTGTAA
- a CDS encoding sugar ABC transporter ATP-binding protein, which produces MKGECLLSLEGVSKSFPGVKALDEANLRVYAGRVMALMGENGAGKSTLMKILSGIYQQDAGKIYVNHQEVQYQGVVASQRLGIGIVHQELNLVAQLKVYENIFLAKESSALCAPLRHQRERKAAQGLLDELHFSLDVDALVGTLSIAQQQLVEIAKCLSMQAKVIILDEPTDALTEKESLQLFAIIQKLKAQGKGIVFISHRLKEVFAIADDVTILRDGKWMGEYPVTDIHEDRLIELMVGRTITEQFPFERVPRGKEMLKVHQVRNAYVQNISFTLHASEVLGISGLMGSGRTKLVKSLAGVYPYEGVVYVDSRPLKTHSIQESLAHRLVYVSEDRKQDGLVLSLSVAENMVLSLLTTLKRRLRRSILHGLVDDFIAQLHIKTPSRDKKVGELSGGNQQKVAIAKALLLKPKVLILDEPTRGIDVGAKKEIYQLINQLKREGLAILLISSELPEIMGLSDRIIVLHAGKAKGLLVREAFDAQKIMAMSMN; this is translated from the coding sequence ATGAAAGGTGAATGTTTACTATCACTAGAAGGGGTCTCTAAAAGTTTTCCGGGGGTCAAAGCACTCGATGAGGCAAATCTTCGGGTGTATGCCGGTAGAGTGATGGCATTGATGGGGGAGAATGGCGCGGGTAAGTCGACATTGATGAAAATTCTTAGTGGTATTTATCAACAAGATGCGGGGAAAATTTATGTTAACCATCAGGAGGTTCAGTATCAGGGGGTGGTTGCTTCGCAACGTCTTGGTATTGGTATTGTGCATCAGGAGCTCAACTTGGTTGCGCAGTTGAAGGTTTACGAGAATATCTTTTTAGCCAAGGAGTCTAGCGCATTATGCGCCCCATTGCGTCACCAACGTGAGCGTAAGGCGGCGCAGGGGTTATTAGACGAGCTTCACTTCTCTTTGGATGTGGATGCGCTGGTGGGAACGTTGAGTATCGCCCAGCAGCAGTTGGTGGAGATTGCTAAATGTTTGTCGATGCAGGCAAAGGTGATTATTTTGGACGAGCCTACGGATGCCTTGACCGAGAAGGAGAGTCTACAACTATTTGCAATCATCCAAAAATTGAAAGCGCAAGGCAAGGGTATTGTCTTTATTTCTCATCGCCTGAAAGAGGTCTTTGCCATTGCCGATGACGTAACGATTTTACGTGATGGTAAATGGATGGGAGAGTATCCTGTGACCGATATTCATGAGGATCGGCTGATTGAACTAATGGTTGGTCGTACCATTACCGAGCAATTCCCTTTCGAAAGGGTTCCTCGAGGTAAAGAGATGTTGAAGGTGCATCAGGTGCGTAACGCTTATGTGCAGAATATCTCTTTTACTTTGCATGCTTCGGAAGTGTTGGGGATTTCAGGATTAATGGGAAGTGGTCGTACTAAGTTAGTAAAAAGTCTTGCGGGGGTATATCCTTACGAAGGCGTGGTTTATGTAGATAGTAGACCATTAAAGACGCATTCCATTCAGGAGTCTCTGGCGCATCGTTTGGTGTATGTCTCTGAAGATCGTAAGCAAGATGGGTTGGTCTTATCGCTGTCGGTGGCAGAGAATATGGTTTTATCTTTATTGACTACCCTCAAGAGGCGTCTTCGACGCTCTATTCTTCATGGATTAGTGGATGATTTTATTGCACAATTGCATATTAAAACCCCCAGTAGAGACAAGAAGGTCGGAGAACTAAGCGGGGGCAATCAGCAAAAAGTAGCGATTGCTAAGGCGTTGTTATTAAAACCTAAGGTGCTTATTTTAGATGAGCCTACGCGTGGTATCGACGTGGGCGCAAAAAAAGAGATTTATCAATTGATTAACCAGTTGAAGCGCGAGGGGTTAGCTATTTTACTGATCTCCTCAGAATTGCCAGAGATTATGGGACTTAGTGATCGGATTATAGTATTACATGCAGGAAAAGCCAAAGGTCTGCTTGTGCGTGAGGCTTTTGATGCGCAAAAAATTATGGCAATGAGCATGAATTAG
- the rihC gene encoding ribonucleoside hydrolase RihC → MSKRPIIIDTDPGIDDAIAIAIALFSEELDVRLITTVAGNVGLENVTNNTLKLLAFWQKDVPVAKGAARPLVLPLIDAANVHGLSGMDGYDFPSPAKHNLLSIHAVEAIYQELVSSKEKITLVPIAPLTNIALLLRMHPDAVEYIEEIVLMGGSTTRGNKGVMSEFNIATDPEAAKIVFDCGLPIVMVGLDVGWKALVYREDSDKIMQMGATGEMMVSLFQKYRSGTFNTGLKMYDPCVMAYLLQPEMFEVIPGVVDIELDGKMTKGMTIVDFRGYLGDRPKNARVCVDIDGQMFRQWLLASIAACL, encoded by the coding sequence ATGAGTAAAAGACCAATTATTATAGACACTGATCCTGGAATTGATGATGCAATTGCAATAGCCATTGCATTATTTAGTGAGGAGTTAGATGTTCGTTTAATTACCACGGTAGCTGGAAATGTGGGTTTGGAGAATGTCACCAATAATACGTTAAAGTTATTGGCATTTTGGCAAAAAGATGTGCCCGTAGCTAAGGGAGCTGCGCGTCCGCTGGTTTTGCCCTTGATAGATGCTGCGAATGTGCATGGGCTCTCGGGCATGGATGGATATGACTTTCCCTCACCAGCGAAGCATAATTTATTATCGATTCATGCCGTAGAGGCTATCTATCAAGAGTTGGTGAGCAGTAAGGAGAAGATTACATTGGTACCGATTGCGCCTTTAACGAATATCGCTTTACTATTACGGATGCATCCTGATGCTGTAGAGTATATCGAGGAGATTGTACTGATGGGGGGATCTACCACTCGTGGAAATAAGGGGGTGATGTCGGAATTTAATATCGCTACGGATCCAGAGGCGGCTAAAATTGTTTTTGACTGTGGATTACCGATTGTGATGGTGGGATTAGATGTAGGTTGGAAGGCGCTGGTTTACCGAGAGGATAGTGATAAGATTATGCAGATGGGTGCTACGGGAGAAATGATGGTTTCCTTATTTCAGAAGTACCGTAGTGGAACGTTTAATACAGGTTTAAAGATGTACGATCCATGCGTGATGGCTTATTTACTGCAACCAGAAATGTTTGAGGTGATACCAGGGGTGGTAGATATTGAGTTGGATGGGAAGATGACCAAGGGGATGACGATTGTTGATTTTCGAGGTTATTTAGGCGATCGTCCTAAGAATGCGCGTGTGTGTGTGGATATTGATGGGCAGATGTTTCGCCAGTGGCTATTAGCTTCTATCGCTGCGTGCTTGTGA